ACAGGAATTCGTCCTCGGACGGGGAGCGGTCACCGTCTCTTATCTCCTCTCCGTCACTTCCCTCCCCACTCATGTTGCACTCTGTCAGAGGCTCCTTCAGCTCTTCGTGTAGCTGGTCCATCAGACAGCGCAGGAACTCCTGAGTGTCCTGTAGAAAAGTACATTGCATTCAGtcaggaggaagatgaaagaGTGCGGTTTCATACACAGAGTTTTGCAGAAGGGAGCAACAAATAAATGTCTGTAAAGCTAAACACAGGAAGGGAAATGTGTGagtgatggtcttgtttgcaaCAAAAAGCATTTTGTACATTAGCAAATTGTAGTACAAGGAGAACCTATGCACTAGTCATCCAAACCACAGTCAGTGGGCTTCAGGCAAAACTCATTCTCATTTAAAAAGGCTGAACACTTTTCCTTGGCAATCACAATCAAACTAAACCAGACACTTCCAATCAAACATGCACTGAGCCTGAATCaaacatgtaacatttttaaaatggatttcatagataaattttttttttttttacaaagaatCACAATCAGAGAAACTcaaatttaaaattcaaatttgcCTCAGTGGTTTGATTtaagttgtttatttgtttgtgtatctTAAAGGGATAATTCAGTGTTTCTTGCTTCACCGGAGTCGGATAAAGTCACAGATGAgcttttaatgtttctgcatACAGTTGGAGGGTATGTTAAGATATGAATTTAGCCTCTTTTCCTCTTATTCTGAGTACTGGATGTCTATTGGCACAAGTACCCTCTCCAAAGTTAAAGGAGTAGTttggcattttgggaaatatacttCCTGTATTAACTGAAACTGTattctgcttccagtctttaggctaagctaagctaactgcttcTCTGCAAGAAAGCCAAAAAGGGCttttatgaaaatgtcaaactagtcctttaagaaaaatacattatgAAACCTATCAAATAGGTTTGGCTGGACTAACAAAAGTACACTTTGTAGTTTATAACATCTTGATTATCAAAGGAATGTATCTATTTTTGCTTGGTAATTtgacagggacagtgcacaGCTCCTTGGGCAGGAGACAGAGCTATGATCTCTGTTGAGAAAATTAACACTATagtattaaaaaacacagttacaagTCAATACATAATCActacagaacaacaacaacaagactccaaaacattaaaacactacAACAATAACAGCCAGATTTCATGACATTAAGTGTTTGTGATTAAGCGTGATGAGTACATGATTGGGCTGATTTTGACATGATTTATCCTAAATTTAAAATCTGTGAAGCACTCTCTTACATAACTTGGTACTGAGTTTAAAAAATTGATCGCTCTCACAGAGAGAAGGGACTGGTCAAACTCAGAAGATCTGTGCTGTATTACGCAGTCACCTCTATGGGGCGTCCTAATTCCCCCAAAACTGAAATATCCCCTAAAACAAGTAAACAACTCAAGCCAAATCTTCAgttatttttaacaaatgtaGCTGTCATTAGCAAGgataaaagtcatttttagggAATGCGTGAGAACAAATATACACAGCAGTTCACAAGACAGTGTCAGGCTGTTGAGTGATGCCAGGTGTACTGTAGTTACCTGCTGGGTGCTTGCCCCTACCTGCTGAGCGTAACCACGAAACATGGGGTTGACTAGTTTGATGCCATGAGACAGACTAGTAGGGACGACATAGCTGGGCCTGGAGAGGAGCAGGCATGACAATTAGTCTAATGATTCATTAGTATATAAAAGTCTATTTTTTATAGAAAATATATAGCTGCTTTATGTGTTTATTACCGTTTTTTATGCCAGAGCTCTGAGATGAGTTTCTGGTAACTCTTACAGAGAGCGGGCTTCTTATCAGTCCGGACCAATCCACTGCAGTCAATGAAGAACTGAGTAAGAGGAGGGCTGgtgaggaaagagagggaaatcCCATCAACACAACTGTTTAACTAATGGAAAATGAACTCATATACTTATCATAAAGAGACACCTCCCCGGTATTGGACCGAATGTAATGAGAGGAAGTGACCTCACCAGTTGGACAGGGCTTGAAGAGCTGCATTCATGTAGCAGGAGTTTCCGATATTTTTCATTCCTGTCAAGCCTAAAAATAACCGGAGAACAGGAGCCGTACAGTTTATTGTTGTATTCCCAGAGGGTTTCAAAATAAGCAATTTAGATATGAACTCATATTTTTAGAACAAGTCGAATGCAGAGGACACCATCAAGGGTTAACTGTCAGTGCTAGTCTGGATTTAAAGACACAGGCCCAGTAACTATTTATAGGATTGAAAGCAATTATATCTATCAAAATGGCAGATATGAGCAAAGAAATATCATGAGCACTATTACtatgagaaaatatatttttttgcttttttattaacatttttgccCAATTAATACCTTAACCACCACTAACGAGGCTGATTTGAGGCACACCAACTGTTCTGTTGCTAAGGAGGAGAAATGCAGACGTGGTGTACCTCTGGGTTTCAGCTCATCCTCCTCAGACTCTGAACCCTCTTCTTCTGCTACAGCAATTGGTACGGCTTTCAGTGGGTGACCCACTGGCTGAGGAACTGCTTCCTGTGAAAATGATTAACGGATACTAAAAAATATCAAGATGAGTAACAAAAAGGTTGTGTGGCAATTTGAAATAGCATCGCATTTAAATCCATCAAACAGATGAAGTGACCAAGTCATACCTGCTCTGTGGCTTTACAGTGGTGAGGAGCAGCAGGCAAAGGGACCAGCGAAGGCCtgtgctccaaaaacacctccCGCTCACACACATAACACCAGATCCTGAACGTCGTCAGGTTCACAGTCAGGTTGTGCTTCTTAGCCTAAAGGAAACAATCATTCAAGGGACTgtgttttaaatcaatttgataTTTTCCTCCTCATAACCATCCATTGAAGAGATAAACAAAAAGTGTTACATTTCGTGTGAGAGGGTTTTTACCTGTGCGTGCAGGGTGCTGTGATCAGAGAAGGACTCTCCACAGCCAACATATGGGCAGTCATTCTacagagcagaaacactgtATCAGCTCATGAATCCTCTTTATCTTGCAAATACATTAAGTCACAATATGTACCTGTCTATCTGTGAGAACTGAATTAACCCTCAGAGACCTAGAGAGCCGCCAGCAGCTAAAATGAGctattgttttaaaatgtttaattactTTTGAACCACTAATCCTATGCACATGCTTTAAAATCTCATGTTAAGTGGAGTTTCTGGGCTTTAGAGGTTTTCAGGTCTCATACAAATTTTGACCAGAATTTTTTTAAGTCTGATAAATTCATCCATTCTCAGataaagcaaatgtaaaattggTACTTTAAATGAGCCAGATTGAAACTAAAGGTTTCTCTGAATTAAATGATATACGGCACTTGATGCTGACTGCTAGGACAGgataggaaaaacaaaataaattcaggaGTCAGGCACCCAAAGATATCTTCAAGTTCTTTGAGGGTTAATCTATAAATTAATGCTAGAACGTCAAAAAGTGAGTAGCTGTAAGTGCACATATTGTGTATTTGCTCGCCTGTGTGAGCTTGAGAGCTACTGCATTTATAATCACATTTATGCCCTACatcatcattaattattaagCATTCACCTGGCCTTCTTATCTGAAATGGTGTACGATTAGCGCAGTGGTAGTCACACTTGCAGTGGTCATCATTTACAATGACAAGGTTCACAAGCTAAACCagaaattaaacttaaaaaaggcacaaatttaaaacatcttCAAAAAGCATTCGAGTCCCGACCTTACCTGCAGACAGGCCCACAGGTTTGGGCCCCCTGCTCCACAGGACTGGCAAGTTCCctgcagcaggaagaggagaacATCAGTAGTATAAAATAGAAaggaaaaagataaaatattacGTACAATAAACAGAACAACACGACAGAGCTTCAAGAACAACAGCCTTAAGAGATGTGAGGCcaagcacacacagagacaatgacCTGGACTGGGCATCTTTGACATTGTGCAAAACATCTACAGTGAATGAGTGAAAACCCACCTTGGATTTCTGGAGGAGGTCCTCCTTGGTGACCTCTCCTATGCAGTCCAGGTGAGGACAAGTGTCTTGTTCGGCCATAGCTACTCACTCTCTTCAGGGGGACGTCTGCTAATTTGACAGGGCAGTAATAACAAAACTGTGGTGATTCAGATGTTGTAGCTAAAGCTAGCTTGATCAtctcaacacaacaacacgatcGGCTCCCACAGAAATCCCCCCACACCTCGTCTATGACTTATAACGGAAACATTAACAGTATAGTAAGGCCATTTTCTCACAATTacccacagaaactgaacaGACCTGCAAAGTGAGAGGCCTTATGTTTACCAACGAAAGCTCAGAAATCACCTAGATGACAACAGCATTTATGAATGAATCGTATTTACCAACAGAAGCAGCTGCCACGGTGACAATCGCTATTTTTCATTCTCCTCGTATACAGTCCATACTGGATGCGGGCAGGCGACTGTAGGCTAGCAGGATTTCGAGGAGCCGAAGAAAGAGACGCGATACCCCGGCCCACCATCCCCAAACATCCCCCCTCCCGTCCACTGCACAGCACGACGACGCAGGGCCGGGGAGGAGGAGACAACACGGAGACGTCAACCTGACAGACCGTTGTTTTAAGATATTCTAATTAATTGTATCGTTTTAATTATGTgctttgtcatttatttaaacCTTTAAATTTATTAGGAACTGTGATTCAAATAGCTAAATAACTCGCCGGCTGAGTAGCTTGATTTTAGAACATTCTATTCAGCAACGGATTCCTGTTTACGGAAGCTACGTAATCTTGTACGTCGGTTAAATGGGCCCCCGAGTCCTCTGTGAGAGGAACGTTCATTCCAGTGGAGGGAAAagtatttagtttttgtttgtttgtttttttgctttaacgtaAAGAAAAATTGCAATACTTCTCCTGAAAAATTGCAAATGAAAGCCCTGCATTCAGAATTTGACTCAAgtataagttaaaaaaaaaagaaatagcaaAAATAATAGCATTACcgtgtaagcagcattttatgtTGTAGCTAATCCATTCATGCATTAATtattaaatcacaaaataatattgtttagtatttgtttttactcttaaacaaatgaaaaacaatcctaataacttttttctttgaTATATATTTGGAAAAGGAGTTACGTAAATGTCCACTGCAGTTGGCAATACTGCAATAACAGTATATAAAGTCATTCTTTAATTCCTTTATTCTCAGGAAAAGAGACATgtaaaatggagatttttcaactaaataagaagaaatatttttgttttatcagattTCAATAATCATGTTCTTATCTCCACTCCAGTGGACTTAAGCGCCAAAAAGTATATTCTTCATATTGGACCTAATATATTGATGAAAGCAAAATCTGAGAGGAAACACTGACAGGATCCAGATTATTGTTAAAGCAGCAGCGTGCCACGTGGgtataatatattttaaatgaaaagccATTAGGGATGGGCTAAGCCAGAGTATAAATGGTCAGGTATTAGAAGATTTgttcaatgaaaataatttagtATACTCTAacaatggaaataaaacaaggaTAGAAATTTGTATCAGAAGGGAATCTGTGCTAAAGCTTGTGCTGTTTTCCAATAATATTGCACTAGTATGTGTTTGGAAGGAGTAACAAGAAGGAATCATAAGGCCATTATCCAGTATTatacaaagtaaatatttttacaccACTGACCACAGAAGACAGGGGTGAGGACTGGGTGATTCATGCTATCTGGGAGAAATTTCATACAGAAGTAATAGATACCTCAGACAGATTGATAATAATACGGACATAGAAACATTTGATTGAAATAagacaagaacaaaacaaagagggaagcagtggtggaataACTAATGTAAAGTAGCAGTGAGCAATATGaataaagcatttaaactgATGAACACATCTGTACATTGTTGGAATGGATTCCAAATGAGAGGCTAATGCTACTTTATTTTCTGCTACGATAAATAACATATTTGCAGATATACCAATGAGTATGGAAACATTACTGTTTCCAGATGATGGAACTTTGTGGAAAAGATGGAGTTTAATTATGTTTAAACATGGGGGGTGAAATGGGTATTGTGTATGGATTATCAGCAGTGGAATTTAATGAGGTAGGCTACTGTATGTCTATTCAAGTTCTGCACATAACTACACGTTTGAGGTACTCTATTTTGTATTTCGATTTTCTGCAAGTTCATGCTTctactacatctcagaggcagatattgtactttctaCTATATTACATTTGTCAGCTTTAGTTGCTTATTTTCCGATTACAAATTTTAAcatgaatttcatgtttttctgataAAATGATGTATTAAAGggcaattttacacattatatacatacatactctCTAagtatgtgatgtgatgtgtttgcactatgtttttccttttgcacTTGTATTGCACTTATGTCTATGAAGATGTGTGGAGTTTGTACtaaatgttttgcttcttttggAGTtatgcttttcttcttctatgtCTCTATGTTATACCGGTGCTGTATGTGGTGTAGTCACTGCGAGTCCATCTGTACTTGAGATGAATTCCACCAGCCTGGCCAAGTggtcagtaaaagaaaaaatatacttgaattaaagtgtgttcacaggtcttggcaagtactactgcatatgtgagaaAGTAGCATAAAGAtgtttgtggctccagagggagctgcatgtaatctgataaattggcTCCAGTGACGCCACTCAGTatctaaattgcattgtgggttatgTAGGTACCAGATTTTggaaagcagtccactggtctagcttTATAACAGTGATAGACTCATCATGGACAGATGATCagaatcaatacagcagaaccaaagATATCTCTGTTTCATTCCACACAtagtttcttcttttaaaagattaaataatCTTACAAATTTAGTTAATGAAAATTGTTTACAGATTAAAGTGAAAAAGCTTGCCTAAACCTCACAACTACTAAAAAActtacttaaaataaaaaacaaaaacaatgaaataatatacTTCCTTGACTCAATTACTCATTATGTATATTTCTATTATATAGCCTATTCATTAGGTTATTATACATgtaataatatatatgtatatattatatatatactacGCTATTTATACCATAAAttgaacatttacattatatacatgttattaataataagtttaagtttatttaatattttataaataaattattaacaaAATAAGATAAGTTCTTGCATAAGTGATGGAAAATTGAACCCGGTGTCTTGATTGAGTATGACGTACAAATCATTATGGACTTTTTTATCACTGTTCCTGAGTCAGTATCCTGATCTCTACCACTGCACAGCTGGATCAAGCGAGCAGCTGTGAAATCTGACCCCAGATCGGTGCACGCGAGGCCACGTTACCACGTCGCAAGCCTCGCGGTATTTACGCTACCCAGAATCCCTCGGTCTTCCTTTCTGCCTGAACCGACATGGTGGGTGCATAGCTGACTCTTCTGAGGAATTACTTTACGTGTTGTATCTGTCTGCATCCCTGTATATATGCTTATTCTTACATTGTAAAACATACCTATGCATTCTGTAGAGCCTAGCCGTGGATATAATGTCGATATTTTGCGTCgatgttgttgtatttttgggTAAAACTTGGTTAAGCTGAGTGTAGTCTAGCCGGTACGAGTAGCGCTGTGGCTGCCTGTCAGGAGCTAAAGCTAACGTGGGTGAACACGCTTGATTCAGGAGCACTGGCGCTTTATTATTCTGCATTTTCCGCATGATTGTGAACAGCCAGATGTTATATCGTAACTTTATGTGGTAATGTTACTGTTGGAAGTACAACGGTGCTCGTAACGTTGAGTAGCCTTACGTGTGTATCCGGGTGGTTTACCCGGTAGTGTTAGCTGAACGGGCCCGAGAATTGCTTGGTTGTACAAATGGTAAAGCTAACATTCATGCTAGCAGCAGTGTCTCAAATATAGCCCACGCGTATAGTTTTGAGTAGCATTGTAGTTTCACTAAGTGAGTGTCTTTTATTATAACGTTTGAATGGTAGCAGCAGAGCTAGAAGCATAGTTTTTAACTCAGATTGAATGGCATGCTAACAGCAGTGTACACTGAGTAACGTGGGGATTTGGCTAGCTGTATTCACTGCCATGCTTTTTAAGTATACTCCAAGCTTTTCTCCAAACTGTGTATTAAGTGTGCTTTGAAAACAACATCCAGAGATGAGTATAGATAAGACGAGGCTAACCCTCATGCTTAGCAATGGATCTTAGTCCATACGTGTTAAAGAACTGGTGACTTcatattttggttatttttagattaaaatctAAATTCAGGATGCATTTGGCTTCCATTGTGGTGATGCTGTGAGTTTGAGGCACAGCTTTTAAACAACCACTGTTAAAAGTCTgttctttaaaatgttcttgTGTTGATGTAAAAGTAATTGTGTACCTCCACTGCTGCAtcctaactttttttttctcttgacagCCTAAGGGAAAGAAGGCTAAGGGGAAGAAGGTGGCACCTGCCCCTTCTGTGGCCAAGAAACATGAGGCCAAAAAAGTTGTGAACCCCCTGTTCGAGAAGAGGCCAAAGAACTATGGCATCGGTAAGTAGCCCTATCTGGTGTTTTGGGAGAACTGGGGATTGCATTTAGTGCAGATGATGTAAAGAATATTTGCTATCTTAATAATGCTGATGACAATTTCCCACCAAGATCGCTGATGCACTTCAACGAGCAAAAGACTTGTCCTCAGTTTGATTTCAGATGCTTAacatttgtttggttgttttatttCCACAGGCCAGGATATTCAGCCCAAGCGTGATTTGACACGCTTTGTGAAATGGCCTCGTTACATCCGCCTGCAGAGGCAGCGCTCAATTCTGTACAAGCGTCTGAAGGTTCCCCCTGCAATCAACCAGTTCACCCAGGCTCTGGACCGTCAGACGGGTAAGTTTCAAACGCTTTTGGAATCAAGGGAACTAAGTGCTCTTTAGCATGCTGTAGTATGATGCTGTAAGATGGCTAATGGGTTCTGAATAGTGGCGTTGCAAATGATGTGAAAGAATATTTGCTATCTTAACAGCCGTGCTGACATCCACCAAGATCACTGATGCAGTTACTTGAAATGCCATTCACTTGCCATGATGTACAACAAACCACGCATGTAGCCATTGCTGGGTGGTTAAAGTTAACCTGCATTGTTCTGTTCCTCATCAGCCACACAGCTGTTCAAGCTGGCCCACAAGTACAGGCCAGAGACCAagcaggagaagaagcagaggcTGCTGGCCCGCGCTGAGCAGAAGGCAGCTGGAAAGGGAGATACCCCTACCAAGAGGCCCCCTGTCCTCCGTGCAGGTGAATTATACAGAGCTAAAAATTGTAGACTGTAATTGGTAAGTTTAGTATAAATTGCTATAAAATGATGTGGAACACCACCTGGTTAATCAGTCTAACTTAAAGTAGATATTGGGAGTTTTTAGCCGTAACTTGGCCTGAATGCAATGATGTATTGAATTTCTTCACCTGAACTGCCTTGATGCTTTATTGAGCTTTTTAACCCTGAGCATTggccaaagaaaaacaaataactttagGGGTCGGGTGTTTGATTAATGTGATCAGGTTGATTAAATTCTCCCCCTCCCAACAGGTGTGAACACTGTCACCTCTCTGGTGGAGAGCAAGAAAGCCCAGCTGGTCATCATTGCCCACGATGTGGACCCAATTGAGGTAAGTTTGTCATGCATTATTCTTGCAGCCTTGGGACTAAAGTTCAGTCTAGAAAAGTGGTCACTAGCAATGATGTCTGAATTTCTTCACCTGAATCCTCTATGTGGATCAAAACATACGAGCTTTTTAAATCTGAGCAGAGACCACAAACCAGGAACGGATGTTTTTGAACACACTTGTTTTGGACATTAGCTTTTTATTAGATTCAGCAGTTTTCTCTGAAATTCCCTTAAGCTAAAATTGAGTTACTTAAAGCATTTCTCCTGTGCTTCTCCTACTTTTCTAGCTCGTCGTCTTCCTGCCAGCTCTGTGCCGCAAGATGGGCGTCCCATACTGCATCGTCAAGGGCAAGGCTAGACTGGGCAGACTGGTGCACAGAAAGACATGCACTTCAGTCGCCTTCACACAGACAAACCCGTAAGTTTACACACAAACTGAGCTGTATAGTGTCTTAAGTGTAGTATAAGATATTGCCAGTTTCAGGACAAATTACTGGctaaaacatttgtgaaaatgGGAGTGTTTGGAATCAAGGGTTTGCGTTGTTAGCTTCACATTTGAAACGTTGTCTATTCTAAAgtaattagtgttttttttttctgtatcagTGCTTTCTAACCATGGTCAAACTTTGTTTTACGGGACCCATTGGGCAATTTTTCCTGAATTTTTAATAGACATAATGCAATATTGATGTATGCAATTCAAGGTTTGTCATGATACTTGGCCTAAATGCAATGATGTATTGAATTTCTTCACCTGAAACTGCCTTGATGTTTTATTGAGCTTTTTAACCCTGAGCATTGGCCAAAGAACAACGAATAACTTTAGAAGCCGGGTGTTTGATCAATTTGATCAGGTTGATTACATTTTCCCCCTCCCTACAGGTGTGAACACTATAAAATGACTGTGATCAAACTAATTCACAAGATAACTTGAAAGGAGGGGGTGAAGTTGGGATCTGTAGAAACcaacaaatattttataaagATGCATTTAGCTGCATTATCCTTACTAAGTTGACATGGTGTAATCAATAATCCCCTGTAGCTCCATCTGTAATTGGTGTGAGCACTGTATTAACCTGCTTTTGTTCTCTTCTAGTGAGGATAAAGGTGCACTTGCCAAGCTTGTTGAAGCCATCAAGACCAACTACAATGACAGATATGAGGAGGTGAGCATTCGTTTGAATTCAAGTATCGCCATGAGTACAATTCTTTGCTGATGTCAAAGAAcaaattcattattttaaccattttgaattttgttttccAGATCCGTCGTCACTGGGGAGGCAACATCATGGGCCCTAAATCCACAGCCCGCATCAACAAGCTGGAGAAGGCAAAGGCCAAGGAATTGGCAACCAAGCTTGGTTAAAttgtttggaataaaaaaatgtatgtccTAAAAGAACGAGActgattgttgttgttactaaatatatattttggaACCAAGTTGCAACTCTAGATTCATTGAACATGGCAGAATCTGGAAAGTGTTTGAATAAGACTGTCCCTGTTCACAAGGGGTTTGTAACACAATGTGACTCCTGGGTTCTGAAACACCTGTTGTGTGGTGCATTTGCACAGGATAAGCAAATTTGTATTTCTATTTACTGAAATTATTTTGTAGATGAAATCCTTTTGAGCCCCACAACAGGGACACCTGCTAAAACACAGACGCAAAATGCATAGCAAAAATGGGTATGAAAAGATGTGGAACACGCTCCATGTAACATCAGCTTTCAGAGGTGAAGCATCTGTTCTCTAAAAGCCACTAATATAGTTTAGTTGATTTACCCACTTGCTGCATATGTTAAAGCATAAATGCATATTTGCAGCACAGTTAGATGAAGTAACTGGTGTTTTCTGGCTGAATATGAACTATTGTTGCACCTAAGCTTCTGCCAGTGATTTTACATGTCGCTGTTCTCACAGCACAGCTCATGATTACTGTGCAGCATTAGCCACCATAAAATGTTGTGCTGTACTTgcctgacaacagaaaacagacacaataCGACACCAAATCTTATCACATGGTCAGTTTTAAGTAAAATATGCAGGCTAATGTGGTGAAATTTGTCATAAATTATGCACGACAGATTAAGGGATTAAGATCACAGATGTACTCCACAATTATAATTCAAATACAGCATTTATTCTTCTGACTGCAACTGGGAATGAAAAGTTAATATCGAACACTCAGATGATCTATGAGGT
This portion of the Pagrus major chromosome 12, Pma_NU_1.0 genome encodes:
- the rpl7a gene encoding large ribosomal subunit protein eL8 isoform X1, translating into MPKGKKAKGKKVAPAPSVAKKHEAKKVVNPLFEKRPKNYGIGQDIQPKRDLTRFVKWPRYIRLQRQRSILYKRLKVPPAINQFTQALDRQTATQLFKLAHKYRPETKQEKKQRLLARAEQKAAGKGDTPTKRPPVLRAGVNTVTSLVESKKAQLVIIAHDVDPIELVVFLPALCRKMGVPYCIVKGKARLGRLVHRKTCTSVAFTQTNPEDKGALAKLVEAIKTNYNDRYEEIRRHWGGNIMGPKSTARINKLEKAKAKELATKLG